Genomic segment of Wolbachia endosymbiont (group A) of Longitarsus flavicornis:
ATTTGCGCAATGAACCATATACAGAATCTCATTTCAATCAGAGCAATCAATCTAAAGACAATTTTGGTACAGCAAATTTTGTGCAGTATTTAGATAAGAATAAGACACATGTAACTAAAATTGCCAGTATGAAAGGAGATGCAGAAGATCTTGGCATCAGCTTGGAAATATCGATGGAATGGAATGATTCCTACTATGAGAATATGTTGTGTTTCACTAATAATATACGGCAACGAGATGGTGGTACGCATTTGGCAGGATTTAGATCTGCACTAACTAGATGTATCAATACCTATGCAACTAATGAAGGGTTTTTAAAGAAAGCAAAAGTAAATTTAACTGGAGAGGACGTTAGAGAAGGTTTAACTTGTGTTTTATCTCTCAAGATGCCTGACCCTAAGTTTTCTTCACAAACAAAAGATAAACTAGTTAGTTCTGAAGCACGTGCAGTTGTAGAAAGTATAGTTTCTGATAAATTGAGCACAATCCTTGAAACTGATCCCAAATTGGCGGCAAGCATAGTAGAAAGAGCAATTAGGTCAGCAAAAGGAAGAGAAGCCGCAAGAAAAGCACGAGAGTTAGTTAAAAGCAAAAACAATATTGATATTGCAACTCTGCCAGGAAAGCTTGCTGATTGTCAGGAAAAAGCTCCTGAGTTATCGGAATTATTTATAGTAGAGGGTAATTCAGCAGGTGGTACTGCAAAGCAGGGGCGTAATCGTAAAACACAAGCAGTGCTTGCCTTAAGAGGAAAAATTCTAAACGTAGAACGTGTAAGTTTAGATCGTATTTTTTCATCTGCAGAAATAGGCTCTTTAATTACTGCAATTGGTGCTGGAATAGGTAGTGAACACTTCGATATTGAAAAAGCTAGATATCATAAAATTATCATCATGACAGATGCAGATGTTGATGGTTCACATATAAGAACTTTGATTCTAACTTTCTTTTTTAGACACATGCGTGAAGTTATTGAAAAAGGCTACTTATACATAGCACAGCCACCCCTCTATAAAGTTACAAAAAATGCTAAAGACACTTATATTAAAGATGACGAAACTTTTGAAGAGTATATAATAAACTCAGCAGTTAAAAGATTAACACTAAGTGGTACAACTACAGAATTTAACGACTTGCGCCTTATTTTGAATAAATGCGTTAGCATTTCTAATATTAGCAAAAATTATGATAGAGAAATACCACAAAATCTCTTAGAGTCATTGCTAATTTTAAGCAAAAAGAATGCTCTATCATCGGCTGATGAGATATTAAAGTATTTAAAATTAATGTACAGTGAATATACTTGGGAAGTAGAAATAAAGGATGAAGAAAAAGAAATTCACATCTCTAAATTATTTCAAGGATTGGCAGACAAATATATATTTGCACTTAGTATGCTTGAAGGCAAAGATATGCAAAACATATTAAGTTTGCTTGATGGTATAAGTAATTTATTTAATGGTGATTCATTTTTAAAGTCACAAGAAACTGAAATAAGAATCACTTCTCCAAGTACGCTTGCAAAAATAATAATGGACTATGGTAAAAAAGGTTTAACTCTGCAGAGATTTAAAGGTCTTGGTGAAATGAATGCTGATCAGCTATGGGATACTACGTTAAATCCTGAGGCTAGAACTTTATTAAAGGTTGAAATAAAAGATTGTGAAGAAGCTGATTCCATATTTTCAATATTAATGGGTGATATAGTTGAACCACGCCGTGATTTTATTAATAGCAATGCACTTAATGTGCATGATGTTGATATTTAAATTTAGAAGACACATAAACTTAGCAAAATGTACGAATGTTATATTTTGAAAGCTATATGCAGTTTTGCCTCATATACAGCAATATTATCTCATTTCTAGCTGTAACTATAAATGTATGGATTTTTTATCGTACTATGTTATAATTAACGTCTTGCTAAAAATTAAATATTGATGAATGAACTAAGAAAGTTAAGTATTACACAAATGCATGACGGGCTCAAAAAAAAGAGTTTTTCTGCCGTTGAACTTGTAAAGGCGCACATTAGTGCGGTTGAAAATGAGAAATTAAATGCATTTATAACAAAAACCCCAGAGATAGCAATGAAAGCTGCTAAAGCTGCAGATGAACATTTCTCTAGGCAAAAGGATGATTTAATCTCGCCGCTCATGGGTATACCAGTTGGCATCAAAGATCTATTCTGTACAAAAGGAATAAAAACAACAGCATGCTCAAGAATGCTGGAAAATTTCGTTCCGACTTATGAATCTACAGTATCTGACTTGCTTTTAAAAAGTGGAGCAGCCATGCTCGGTAAGCTTAATATGGATGAATTTGCTATGGGTTCTGCGAACACAAACAGCTATTTTGGCCCTGTTGAAAATGTGTGGATTAGAAAAAGTGATGGGGAAAAAGTTGTTCCTGGTGGATCATCTGGTGGATCTGCAGCATCGGTGGCTGGATTTTTATGCGCTGGAGCACTAGGGAGTGACACCGGTGGATCTGTACGCCAACCAGCAGCTTATTGTGGAGTAGTTGGAATAAAGCCAACTTATGGAAGATGCTCGCGTTTTGGTATGATTGCATTTGCGAGTTCTCTAGATCAAGCAGGAGTCATTACTCGTTCTGTCTCTGATTCAGCATTAATGCTGGAAGCAATTTGTGGCTATGATACAAAAGATTCAATATCAAGCGAAAAGCCAGTGCCTAAATTTTCTAGCTTTATAAATGGCGATGTCAAGGGTAAGCGTATTGGTATACCAAAAGAATATAGGATGGATGGAATTTCAGAGGAAATAGTCCATAATTGGGAGAAAGTTGCTTCCTATTTAAAAGAAAATGGCGCTGAAGTTGTTGACGTTACTCTGCCACATACTAAATATGCAATACCAGTCTATTATTTAATTTGTTCTGCTGAAACTTCGTCCAATCTTGCTCGTTATGACGGTGTGCGTTATGGGTTCAGGGTTGATGCTGATACCCTTGAAGAAATGTATTCACTAACAAGAGCAGAAGGTTTCGGTAAAGAGGTGAAAAGAAGAATTTTAATTGGTGCTTATGCGCTTTCCTCAGGTCATTACAATGAATATTGCGAAAAAGCACAGTGTATCAGGGCATTAATCAGAAATGATTTTATAAAAGCGTTTGAAAAAATAGATTACATACTTGTGCCATCTGCTCCAACAGAAGCTTTTGGCTTAAATGAAAAGCCAGATCCGCTAATTATGTGCATCAATGATGTGTTTACTGTGCCAGCAAGTCTGGCAGGATTGCCTGCTATTTCTGTTCCCGTTGGGCTCTCCAATGAGGGTTTACCACTTGCCTTGCAAGTAATTGGAAATTATTACGACGAAGCTGGAATATTAAATGTGGCAAGTGTGATAGAGCAAAATTGCGGCAGAACAATTAGCACTGATTTCCATCCAAAAGGGTGTCATTCCAGCGTGTGAAACTGGCATAAAACGAAACTAGAATTAAATGTAAAACTTACTTGACAAACTCCGCCAGCCCTCTTATCATGAAACTGAAGCTATTTATTTATCTTCTCTGTACAGATTAAATGACAAAAAAACTCACGTATCTGGCGTCCCATGTTTAATTTTTTGCACTATGTGCACCTTATGTCTTTATAAAATTCTAGGTTTTTACCTAATATAAGCTGAAATGCGCTTATAAAGCATTTAAAACATCAAAAAACGCCGATTTAAAAATGGATAGTGAATAACTAGCTACCCTAGGGTTTCTTTTGCCTTTTTTTTCGTTTGGTAAATTCCTTAATATTTATAGCAACATGAACTGGGCAGGAAGGTGTCATTCCAGTGCTCCTTTTTTTGTCATCCCAGCGTCACGCGTTGGTTTCAACATTATATCATGAACTTTCTAAAATTCATTGAGTTATGCTTTCAAACGGTAGTGCCGGGATGTGAGTATAATAATTATCGGTACATAAAAGTCATAGCAGATAGGCTGGAAGCGGCGAGCGCTGGTGAAGTGAAACGAATAATATTCAATATGCCTCCGCGTTCAATGAAGTCCCTGTGCGTGAGTGTTGCGTGGCCTGCATGGATACTGGGAAACCAACCAACTGCGAGAATAATAGTTGCAAGTTATTCTCAGCGGCTCAGCGAAAAGCACTCGCTCGACACCAGGTGCGTGATGCAGTCTAGTTGGTATAGAGCGCTATTTCCAGAGATAGAACTATCCAAAGATCAGAATACCAAATACAAATTTCAAACAGTGCAGAGAGGATTTAGAATCGCAACGTCCGTTGGAGGGACGTTAACAGGTGAAGGTGGTGATTTCATCATCGTGGATGATCCACTGAGTCCCACCCAAGCTTTGAGTGAAACGTTTAGAAAGCGTGCTACAAACTGGTTTGACCAGACTTTAGTAGCCAGGCTCAACAATAGAAAAAAAGGAGTAATTGTTCTTGTGATGCATAGGCTACATCAAGAAGATTTAACCGGGCACCTTCTCTCCAAACCGAAAAACATATGGAACCATACTTGTTTACCGATGATATCTGAAAATAAGGAGATTATCTATTCAATCAAAAAGCCAGCGCCTCCTTTTCTTGTTCCTGTCACCCGAGTAACTACAAATGAGTACAAAAGCTGGATTACAGCATCAAGTGCTAGAATGACACCACCCGTAATATTATACTCAAGAGAAGAAGGTCAGTTGCTATATCCCCTCGATGGAGGAAAAGAAGAAGTTGAGATGATAAAGGTTGAACTTGGGAGTTACGCTTTTGCTGCACAATATCAACAGAACCCTCTGCCACTTTCAAGTGGTATAATTAAACGAGAGTGGTTGAAGCGCTATAGAAATTTTCCTGATAGTCTCTCATATGTCACTCAGAGCTGGGACACTGCAGTTTCAACAAGCAGCATGAGCAACTTTAGCGTCTGCACCACCTGGACAAAAGTGGGCAATAAATTCTATTTACTTGATGTATATCGCGCAAAGCTTGAGTATCCAAAGCTTAAAGAGCAAGTTTTGTCCTTAGCAGCAAGATGGACACCACACGCAATTTTAATCGAAGCAAAAACAAGTGGTCAGCAATTGGTGCAAGAGCTAAAAGCAAATAGTGATTTACCAATTATCGAAATAATGCCACATGATGACAAACTCACTCGATTTTATCAAATTGTTCCGACTATAGAGTCTGGCAAGGTTTTTCTGCCGCACCAAGCAGTATGGCTGAATGATTTTGAGTATGAAATTTTAATGTTCCCAGAAACGCGCCACGACGACCAAGTGGATAGTACCGTGCAATATTTGCAGTGGGTGAGAAACAGTACCTCTAGGGTCGCAGCTTTACGGGCATTGTGATTTGAGCCTACCAGATCCAAGTAGTCAGCTACTTGGGTGACACCATTCTTTTTCCTGAATTCCAGTGTTAGCTACTTGGATGACACTTTTGTACTTGATGCAAGATTATATCTTGAAAAAATTAAGTTTTAGTGCTATTAAATAGTTGTAAATTTTGTCTCTGTGGTAGCTTTATGAATGTTGAAAGTAAAAAAATACATGATGCTAAAATAAAATTACCAATATTTCTTGATTATCAATCTACTACTAAAGTAGATCCCCGTGTTTTAGAGGTGATGATACCTTACTTTGGTGAGTTCAGTAATGCACACTCTCGCAGCCATTCATTTGGTTGGACTGCTGAAGAAGCAGTGGAAAAAGCAAGGAAACATATCGCTGATCTGGTGAACGCAGATAGCAAAGAAATTATCTTTACCTCAGGTGCAACTGAGTCAAATAATACGGCAATCAAGGGTGTTGCTCACTTTTATAAAAATAAAGGAAATCATATAATAACTGTCTGCACGGAGCATAAGTGTGTTCTGGATTCTTGTCGGCATCTGGAAAATGAAGGCTTTAAAGTTACATATTTGCCTGTTAAGCAAAACGGAATTATAGATTTATCAAAGCTTGAGGAAGCAATTACTGATAAAACAATCCTGGTTTCAGTGATGATGGTAAATAATGAAATCGGAGTAATTCAGCCTGTAAAGGAGATTGGTAAAATATGCAGAAAGCATAATATATTCTTCCATACAGATGCAGCTCAAAGCTTTGGAAAAGTTCCAATTGATGTTAATGAGATGTGCATTGATCTCATGAGTCTCTCTAGCCACAAAATTTATGGACCTATGGGAATAGGTGCATTATATGTACGTAGAAAGAATCCTCGTGTTAGGCTGATACCACTAATTAGTGGTGGTGGACAGGAAAGAGGCATGCGTTCTGGAACAGTTCCAACACCTCTTGCAGTTGGTTTTGGTGAAGCGGCACGTATTGCTAGAGAAGAAATGAAAAAAGAAACAACTAGAGTGGAAGAATTAAGGGATATTTTGTATAACAAGATAAAAGAAGCGTTTCCTGATATCGTTTTAAATGGTGATTATGAAAATAGAATTCCTGGCAACCTAAACTTGAGCTTTCCCTATGTTGAGGGTGAGTCTCTCATCATGGCAATCAAGGATTTAGCAGTAAGTTCTGGTTCTGCGTGCACGTCTGCGTCTCTTGAGCCTTCCTATGTAGTACGGTCGCTAAATAATGGCCATGACCTTGAGCATTCATCAATTAGATTTGGCCTAGGCCGATTTACAACTAAAGAAGAAGTTTTGTATGCAGCAGATCTTGTTGCTAAAAATGTTGGCCGACTGAGAGAAATGAGCCCACTTTGGGAGATGGTACAAGAAGGAGTAGATTTGAACACCGTGAAATGGGACTCTCATTAAATGTATCCGTTCCAACTGCAAATGCACTTTGAAATTACTCTGTACCGTTCACACTTAATTCTTCAATCTCACTAATAGAAAGGCCAGTAAACTTGACAATAGTGTTGATATCAACATTATTAGCCAGCATTGCTTTTGCGACTTCAATTTTCCCTTCAATTTTCCCTTCCTCTTTACCAATTTTGATGCCTTTTTCAGTAGCAAGGTCAAGTCTGTATTCAAGAATAGACTTCTTTCAAAATTCATGTATGGAGCTCAAAATTGTGAATTGCAGCAATCAAATTAAACCTTAAACCAAAACGTTTTCGTCGGTTTCTATACCTGTCCGAGATGATTTTAAACCTTTTCAATAAGCCAATTACGTTTTCAACAATTGCCCTTTGGCTCATAAGTGCCCTGTTCTCTTTTTTTTGTTCTTTGCTTAACGGATTCTTTTTCATTTTCCTGTGCGGTAATACAACATTTTTGTGTATCTTCTGCATTCCCCTGTAGCCGGCATCAGCTAAGATTTTGGTGTCCGGTAATATTGCTACCTTTGATTCTCTAAACATCCGAAAATCGTGTTTTCTACCATTCGAGAAAGATGTGCATATGACTTTTTTACTCTTCTTCTCTGTTACTATTTGTGTTTTTATAGTATGCCTTTTTTTCTTTCCAGAGTAGAAGGGCTTTTGCTTTTTTTTGGTCTCTCTACTGGCGTTTCAGTTCCGTCTATTACTAAAACTTCATATTCTACATCACTCTTTAATAGCTCTTTTTTTCCTGGTAATGCAAAATCTGGATGTTTTATTAATATGTCTTCTACCTATCTTATTATTTTAAAACTGTTACTTTCACTCATGCCATAGCTTTGCCCAATATGAAAATATGTACGATATTCTCTTATATATTCCAGTGCCATAAGTAGCCTGTCTTCTATGCAAAGTTTACTTTTTCTTCCACTTCTAGCTTTTTTTCTTTTATCCTCCACTTCTAGAATTTCTACCATTCGCTCAAATGTTGCTTTTTTTACCCCTGTTAAACGTCGAAACTTTTCTCCTTCTAACTTTTCTATTTCCTTATATTTCATGCTTTCAAATACTTCATCTTACACTCCCTCTAACAATTTTGAAAGAAGTCTAATGGCTTCTTCTTTGCGTAGATCCATTATTCTTTCTTCGTAAGCTACTAAATCTTTTTCATTCCAGCTAAACCTGTCTAATTCATCGTAGGCTAACTTTATTATTGGTGCTTTTTCTGCTATTTTCCTTAAGTCTTCTTCCGTAGTTTCATCTGCATATTTGAAGAAAAATAACCAACGATCCACTATGCTTTCTAGCTGTTCTTCCTTATTCTTAGGAAATTTAGGTAGTTCAATAAATACAAATTGAAAATCTTTTAAGTCATGCTCATTGGTTTTCTCATCTCTTATAGTGTGGCTGGATATATAATCAAGCTTATCAGGAAATAAATTACAATTAGAGATAGCAATAAAGAAAACCTTCTTTAAATCAATGTACTTACCAGATTTATCTAATTGTCTTGAGTAAGCCTTAGCAGCATACAGTTGAGCTCGTTTTTCGAAGCCTTTATCGCGAGTAAGCTGCATTGCAATCACATACCTGGCCCCACTAGAATCCCTGCAAAGAACATCAACTATACTTTGCTTATCAGATGCAATTTCAGGATCCATTATAGTACTGAGGAATTCCACTTCTTGTATAGTATTTATCTCGGTAAATCCTAAAATATCATTCAAAAAATGTATGAGAATATTCTTATTTTTTTCAGTGCCAAATATTTTTTTGAAGGTCAAGTCCAGCTTAGGGTCGAGAAACTTAGATAAAGCCATAGCCAAAGTGCTTAAAAATATTAATAATTATACACACAATTATTCAACCATATTTTTGAAGATAGCTATAGCTATGCCGCCGCGAACCGTCATACCGCCGCGGTATCTCTAGATCCCGCTAACAAGCAGCGGGATGACGAATTACTATACCACCGAGAACCGTCATACCGCGATTCATTCGCGGTATCTCGGCATAGATTCCGCTAACTAGTAGCGGAATGACGATTGTGTATCGTGTTTTGCTAAAAAAAAAATCACAGAATGCAGTCTGGTTACATTACTCTAGCTATACGCAACAACTTTACTTTCAACAATTTTGTGAGCAATAATACGACTTTCACAATCAATATTTATTATATCAGATAGTGAATTAATATCGGTATAACTACCAAAACTTTCCATTGTTGATTCCACTACCTCTACTATTTCCAAAAAGCCGATTCGTGACTTCAAAAATTCATTAACAGCTATTTCATTTGCAGCATTGAGCACAATACTATTTGCTTGTGGAGTAGAAGAGTTTAACACTTCCATGCTAAGCTTTAGCACAGGGAAATGCTTATGGTCTGGCTCTTGAAAGGTCAATTTTCCTTGCTTTGTTAGGTCTAGTTTATAATTTAAAGCTGATCTTTCCGGCCAAGATAGAGCATATGAAATAGGAATTGCCATGTCAGTCTCTGCAAGCACAGCAAAGTTGAAACCATCCTTATAAACTACGATTCCATGTACTATTGACTCAGGATGCACTATTGCTTCAATTTTATCCGGGCTGATGTTAAACAAGTTATGTGCTTCTATTATCTCTAGTGCCTTATTCATCATTGTTGCGCTATCAACCGAGATTTTCTTTCCCATATTCCAAGTGGGGTGACTAAGCGCCTTATCTACCATAACATTTCTTAATTGCTCAAGGCTATAATTTAAGAATGGTCCACCAGAAGCAGTAAGTATGATCTTTTCTACGCATTTGTCGTCATTTTGCAAAATTTGAAAAATTGCGTTGTGCTCAGAGTCAATAGGGATTATTTGTACATTTTTTTCTTTAGCTTTTTTGAGTAATAACTTTCCACCGCAAACAATGCTTTCTTTGTTTGCCAATGCAATGACTTTGGTACCGCTTTCTATAACTTCCATAACTGGCCCAAGGCCTGCAATGCCAACTATTGCAACAACTGAGAGATCAACAGGTATAGCAGCAACATTTGTAGCACCAATTGCTATTTTTACATCTGTACCAAGTAAACTTTCTTTCAAATCTTTGTAAAGCCTTTCATCGGAGATAGCAACATATTTTGCATTTAGCAGTTTTGCTTGGTGTGCCAGTAGAGCAAAGTTCGAATGGGCACTTAGTGCTTCCACTTGGTATTCTTCTTTTCTCTTTGAGAGCAAATCTACAGTCTTTTTTCCAACACTTCCTGTTGACCCTAAAACTGAAACCTTTTTCACTAAGACAAACTCATAACAATAGCAACTTTTCTTGCGAACCCAACTATTCAATAGTTTTTAAGTGTTTAACCAAGTTCATGTCCGTGGTCATCGCCAACAGATGGTGAAGGACCAGGTGAAAAAGATTGACCATGGTGATCACCTGCATCATGCATGTCTTGCAAACCATCAGCATTATGAGCTATTTCGTTATTGGCATGAGGGTAATCATCTGAGTGATGTCCATCATCACCATGAGCCATATCCATTCCTTCTGATGGCATATCTTCCCCACCTCCACCTGAAAAATATTCTGCAAGGCCTTCAAGAAATTTTATGCCAAACATATTACCTGACTTTCCAAACAATGTTACTAGACTACTACCACTCACTAAACCTTCAAACACGTTACTATAAGCAGCAATTGCTCCTTCATGAAAGTTGAACAACCATTTCATTCC
This window contains:
- the gyrB gene encoding DNA topoisomerase (ATP-hydrolyzing) subunit B, with translation MENSYNADAIKILRGLDAVRKRPGMYIGDTDDGSGLHHMVYEVVDNAIDESLAGYCDKIEVSINKDGSVSVTDNGRGIPTDIHEEEGISAAEVIMTQLHAGGKFDNNTYKVSGGLHGVGISVVNALSSWLELIIWRNKKEHFMRFEDGESIEPLKVVNENTNKRGTKVTFMPSTETFNGINFSYSTLESRIRELAFLNSNIDITLRDLRNEPYTESHFNQSNQSKDNFGTANFVQYLDKNKTHVTKIASMKGDAEDLGISLEISMEWNDSYYENMLCFTNNIRQRDGGTHLAGFRSALTRCINTYATNEGFLKKAKVNLTGEDVREGLTCVLSLKMPDPKFSSQTKDKLVSSEARAVVESIVSDKLSTILETDPKLAASIVERAIRSAKGREAARKARELVKSKNNIDIATLPGKLADCQEKAPELSELFIVEGNSAGGTAKQGRNRKTQAVLALRGKILNVERVSLDRIFSSAEIGSLITAIGAGIGSEHFDIEKARYHKIIIMTDADVDGSHIRTLILTFFFRHMREVIEKGYLYIAQPPLYKVTKNAKDTYIKDDETFEEYIINSAVKRLTLSGTTTEFNDLRLILNKCVSISNISKNYDREIPQNLLESLLILSKKNALSSADEILKYLKLMYSEYTWEVEIKDEEKEIHISKLFQGLADKYIFALSMLEGKDMQNILSLLDGISNLFNGDSFLKSQETEIRITSPSTLAKIIMDYGKKGLTLQRFKGLGEMNADQLWDTTLNPEARTLLKVEIKDCEEADSIFSILMGDIVEPRRDFINSNALNVHDVDI
- the gatA gene encoding Asp-tRNA(Asn)/Glu-tRNA(Gln) amidotransferase subunit GatA; this translates as MNELRKLSITQMHDGLKKKSFSAVELVKAHISAVENEKLNAFITKTPEIAMKAAKAADEHFSRQKDDLISPLMGIPVGIKDLFCTKGIKTTACSRMLENFVPTYESTVSDLLLKSGAAMLGKLNMDEFAMGSANTNSYFGPVENVWIRKSDGEKVVPGGSSGGSAASVAGFLCAGALGSDTGGSVRQPAAYCGVVGIKPTYGRCSRFGMIAFASSLDQAGVITRSVSDSALMLEAICGYDTKDSISSEKPVPKFSSFINGDVKGKRIGIPKEYRMDGISEEIVHNWEKVASYLKENGAEVVDVTLPHTKYAIPVYYLICSAETSSNLARYDGVRYGFRVDADTLEEMYSLTRAEGFGKEVKRRILIGAYALSSGHYNEYCEKAQCIRALIRNDFIKAFEKIDYILVPSAPTEAFGLNEKPDPLIMCINDVFTVPASLAGLPAISVPVGLSNEGLPLALQVIGNYYDEAGILNVASVIEQNCGRTISTDFHPKGCHSSV
- the terL gene encoding phage terminase large subunit; this translates as MNFLKFIELCFQTVVPGCEYNNYRYIKVIADRLEAASAGEVKRIIFNMPPRSMKSLCVSVAWPAWILGNQPTARIIVASYSQRLSEKHSLDTRCVMQSSWYRALFPEIELSKDQNTKYKFQTVQRGFRIATSVGGTLTGEGGDFIIVDDPLSPTQALSETFRKRATNWFDQTLVARLNNRKKGVIVLVMHRLHQEDLTGHLLSKPKNIWNHTCLPMISENKEIIYSIKKPAPPFLVPVTRVTTNEYKSWITASSARMTPPVILYSREEGQLLYPLDGGKEEVEMIKVELGSYAFAAQYQQNPLPLSSGIIKREWLKRYRNFPDSLSYVTQSWDTAVSTSSMSNFSVCTTWTKVGNKFYLLDVYRAKLEYPKLKEQVLSLAARWTPHAILIEAKTSGQQLVQELKANSDLPIIEIMPHDDKLTRFYQIVPTIESGKVFLPHQAVWLNDFEYEILMFPETRHDDQVDSTVQYLQWVRNSTSRVAALRAL
- a CDS encoding IscS subfamily cysteine desulfurase, which produces MNVESKKIHDAKIKLPIFLDYQSTTKVDPRVLEVMIPYFGEFSNAHSRSHSFGWTAEEAVEKARKHIADLVNADSKEIIFTSGATESNNTAIKGVAHFYKNKGNHIITVCTEHKCVLDSCRHLENEGFKVTYLPVKQNGIIDLSKLEEAITDKTILVSVMMVNNEIGVIQPVKEIGKICRKHNIFFHTDAAQSFGKVPIDVNEMCIDLMSLSSHKIYGPMGIGALYVRRKNPRVRLIPLISGGGQERGMRSGTVPTPLAVGFGEAARIAREEMKKETTRVEELRDILYNKIKEAFPDIVLNGDYENRIPGNLNLSFPYVEGESLIMAIKDLAVSSGSACTSASLEPSYVVRSLNNGHDLEHSSIRFGLGRFTTKEEVLYAADLVAKNVGRLREMSPLWEMVQEGVDLNTVKWDSH
- the dxr gene encoding 1-deoxy-D-xylulose-5-phosphate reductoisomerase, giving the protein MKKVSVLGSTGSVGKKTVDLLSKRKEEYQVEALSAHSNFALLAHQAKLLNAKYVAISDERLYKDLKESLLGTDVKIAIGATNVAAIPVDLSVVAIVGIAGLGPVMEVIESGTKVIALANKESIVCGGKLLLKKAKEKNVQIIPIDSEHNAIFQILQNDDKCVEKIILTASGGPFLNYSLEQLRNVMVDKALSHPTWNMGKKISVDSATMMNKALEIIEAHNLFNISPDKIEAIVHPESIVHGIVVYKDGFNFAVLAETDMAIPISYALSWPERSALNYKLDLTKQGKLTFQEPDHKHFPVLKLSMEVLNSSTPQANSIVLNAANEIAVNEFLKSRIGFLEIVEVVESTMESFGSYTDINSLSDIINIDCESRIIAHKIVESKVVAYS